A region from the Aquimarina sp. ERC-38 genome encodes:
- a CDS encoding DUF2911 domain-containing protein, which produces MKNVLLLFTFILGTFATQAQLKMPQPSPMAKIEQEVGLSNITLEFSRPSMKGRKIFGNLVPFDKIWRTGANKNTIITFSTDAKVEGKEVKAGSYALYTKPGKDSWEVYLYKDTNNWGNPKEWKESEVAAKITVKPIAFPDTMETFTMAFSDLKMDSTLLNIIWESTEVPVKIEVPTKDMAMKNIDMVMNGPSASNYYQVASFYRETGELEKAKESIEKAIAKSEKPAFWIHRQHSLILADLKDKKGAIQAAKTSMELAEQAGNSDYVKLNKDSLSEWGAK; this is translated from the coding sequence ATGAAAAACGTATTATTACTATTCACCTTTATCCTAGGGACTTTTGCGACTCAGGCCCAGTTAAAAATGCCACAACCAAGTCCTATGGCAAAAATTGAACAGGAAGTCGGACTGTCCAATATCACATTGGAATTTTCTAGGCCTAGTATGAAAGGTCGTAAAATTTTTGGTAATCTGGTTCCTTTTGATAAAATATGGAGAACAGGTGCTAATAAAAACACCATCATCACTTTTAGTACGGATGCAAAAGTAGAAGGTAAAGAAGTAAAAGCAGGTTCTTATGCGCTATATACAAAGCCAGGTAAAGATTCCTGGGAAGTATATTTGTACAAGGATACTAACAATTGGGGAAACCCAAAAGAGTGGAAAGAATCTGAGGTAGCTGCTAAAATTACGGTAAAACCTATTGCTTTTCCGGATACTATGGAAACTTTTACCATGGCGTTTAGTGATTTAAAGATGGACAGTACCCTATTAAATATTATTTGGGAAAGTACAGAAGTACCGGTTAAAATTGAGGTACCTACTAAAGATATGGCCATGAAAAATATTGATATGGTAATGAACGGGCCTTCTGCAAGTAACTACTATCAGGTAGCTTCTTTCTACCGAGAAACAGGTGAACTAGAAAAAGCTAAGGAAAGTATTGAAAAGGCTATTGCAAAGTCTGAGAAACCAGCTTTCTGGATACACCGACAACATTCTTTAATCTTAGCGGATTTAAAAGATAAAAAAGGAGCTATACAAGCGGCTAAAACCTCTATGGAACTTGCTGAGCAAGCAGGTAATAGCGATTATGTAAAGTTAAATAAAGATTCTCTTTCAGAATGGGGGGCTAAATAA
- a CDS encoding sodium:solute symporter, translated as MQLLDWFVLLITLLAIVLYGVWKTKGSTNVEDYIGGGRKSNWWTIGLSVMATQASAITFLSTPGQAFHSGMGFVQFYFGIPIAMIVVCMVFIPIYLKLKVYTVYEFLESRFDLKTRTLTAILFLVQRGLAAGITIFAPAIILSAVLGWNLTLLNFIIGVLVIIYTVSGGTEAVSVTQKQQMGIIFLGMFIAFFLILQYLPEDVGFVKALSIAGISERMKILDFSFDLSNRYTVWTGLIGGTFLMLSYFGTDQSQAQRYLSGKSVRESQLGLLFNGIVKVPMQFFILLTGIMVFVFYQFHNTPLNFNPAAEKAVLASPLSQSYLELQENLHTVQNQKEALLLSNVNSLNTVSAELKELETSEKDIREQGKAYIKQADNQVETNDKDYVFIHFILHNLPVGLVGLLLAVILSAAMSSTASELNALAATTTIDLYQRNQIEAKDDTHYVKMTKWFTVGWGGIAILVACFANLFDNLIQLVNIIGSIFYGNILGIFLLAFFITFVKSNAVFWGAIITQMIVLVVWWLDWLPFLWLNALGCILVMLISMSIQTMARSKTLKN; from the coding sequence ATGCAGTTACTTGACTGGTTTGTTTTATTAATTACCCTACTCGCTATCGTACTTTATGGAGTATGGAAAACTAAAGGCAGTACTAATGTAGAGGACTATATTGGGGGCGGGCGTAAAAGTAACTGGTGGACGATCGGTTTATCCGTAATGGCTACCCAGGCCAGTGCTATTACCTTTCTATCCACTCCCGGACAAGCTTTTCATAGTGGGATGGGATTTGTACAGTTTTATTTTGGGATTCCGATTGCTATGATCGTGGTATGTATGGTGTTTATTCCTATTTACCTTAAATTAAAGGTGTATACGGTTTATGAATTTTTAGAATCCAGATTTGATTTAAAAACCCGTACGCTTACCGCCATTCTCTTTTTAGTACAGCGTGGTTTGGCTGCTGGTATTACTATCTTTGCCCCGGCCATCATCCTGAGTGCCGTACTGGGATGGAACCTTACCTTATTAAATTTTATCATTGGCGTTTTAGTTATCATTTATACGGTTTCCGGTGGAACCGAAGCGGTGAGTGTTACCCAAAAGCAACAAATGGGTATTATCTTTTTAGGTATGTTTATTGCCTTCTTTTTAATACTACAATACTTACCGGAAGACGTTGGATTTGTAAAAGCACTAAGCATCGCTGGAATTAGCGAACGGATGAAAATCCTGGACTTTTCTTTTGATTTATCCAATCGATATACCGTGTGGACCGGACTGATCGGAGGTACTTTTTTAATGCTTTCCTACTTTGGTACGGATCAAAGCCAGGCACAGCGATATCTTTCAGGTAAATCCGTAAGAGAAAGTCAATTAGGGTTGTTGTTTAATGGTATAGTTAAAGTACCCATGCAATTTTTTATCTTGCTTACCGGAATCATGGTTTTTGTATTTTATCAATTTCATAACACCCCGCTTAACTTTAATCCTGCTGCTGAAAAAGCGGTGTTAGCTTCGCCCCTGTCGCAGTCTTACTTGGAACTTCAAGAGAACCTTCATACCGTACAAAATCAAAAAGAAGCACTTCTTCTTAGTAATGTGAACTCCCTCAATACCGTATCAGCAGAGTTAAAAGAACTGGAAACATCGGAAAAAGATATACGAGAACAGGGAAAAGCTTATATTAAACAAGCAGATAATCAGGTAGAAACGAATGATAAAGATTATGTATTTATACATTTTATTCTGCACAACCTTCCTGTAGGCCTGGTGGGGTTATTGCTAGCGGTAATTCTATCCGCAGCCATGTCTTCTACTGCTTCAGAATTAAATGCATTAGCCGCAACTACGACTATTGACCTTTATCAAAGAAATCAGATTGAAGCTAAAGATGATACTCACTATGTAAAAATGACCAAATGGTTTACTGTAGGATGGGGAGGTATCGCTATCCTGGTAGCTTGTTTTGCCAACTTGTTTGATAATCTTATTCAATTAGTGAACATTATAGGTTCCATTTTTTACGGAAATATCTTAGGAATTTTTTTACTGGCGTTCTTTATTACCTTTGTAAAGTCAAACGCAGTATTTTGGGGCGCTATTATAACCCAAATGATCGTTTTAGTGGTATGGTGGTTGGATTGGTTACCATTTTTATGGCTGAATGCGCTGGGTTGTATCTTAGTCATGTTAATCAGTATGAGTATTCAAACCATGGCAAGATCAAAAACCCTTAAAAACTAA
- the murA gene encoding UDP-N-acetylglucosamine 1-carboxyvinyltransferase, whose amino-acid sequence MDTFQIEGGHALKGAITPQGAKNEALQILCAVLLTPEIITISNIPDIRDVNKLIQILKNLGVKVEKVSKGTYTFQSNELNLEYLESEQFKKEGSGLRGSIMIVGPLLGRFGKGYIPRPGGDKIGRRRLDTHFEGFINLGASFRYNKEERFYGVEAPNGLQGTYMLLDEASVTGTANIVMAASLAKGTTTIYNAACEPYLQQLCKMLNSMGARIEGIGSNLLSIEGVKSLGGCNHRILPDMIEIGSWIGLAAMTKSEITIKGVSWENLGQIPNTFKKLGITLEKRGDDIYIPPHTDGYQIESYIDGSFMTIADAPWPGFTPDLLSIVLVVATQARGEVMVHQKMFESRLFFVDKLIDMGAKIILCDPHRATIIGHDFKSTLKATTMVSPDIRAGISLLIAALSAKGTSTIQNIEQIDRGYEHIDERLRAIGAKITRVQA is encoded by the coding sequence ATGGATACTTTTCAAATTGAAGGCGGACATGCTTTAAAAGGAGCAATTACTCCGCAAGGTGCAAAAAACGAAGCACTTCAGATCTTATGTGCCGTATTACTTACTCCTGAAATAATTACTATTTCTAATATTCCGGATATAAGAGATGTAAATAAACTTATTCAAATTTTAAAAAACCTGGGGGTTAAGGTTGAAAAAGTATCAAAGGGAACGTATACATTTCAAAGTAACGAATTGAACCTGGAGTATCTGGAAAGTGAACAATTTAAAAAAGAAGGAAGCGGACTAAGAGGGTCAATAATGATTGTAGGTCCATTATTAGGTAGGTTTGGTAAAGGGTATATTCCGCGTCCCGGAGGAGATAAAATTGGTAGAAGGAGATTAGATACGCATTTTGAAGGTTTTATTAATCTTGGAGCTTCTTTTCGATATAATAAAGAAGAGCGTTTTTATGGTGTGGAAGCTCCTAACGGCTTACAGGGAACTTATATGTTGCTAGACGAAGCCTCAGTGACCGGAACAGCTAATATTGTCATGGCTGCTTCTTTAGCCAAAGGTACTACTACTATCTATAACGCTGCCTGCGAACCTTACTTACAACAACTATGTAAGATGTTAAACTCAATGGGAGCTAGAATTGAAGGTATTGGTTCCAATCTATTGAGTATTGAAGGTGTAAAGAGTTTAGGTGGTTGTAACCATCGGATTTTACCGGATATGATTGAGATCGGTTCCTGGATTGGGTTAGCGGCAATGACTAAAAGTGAAATTACCATTAAAGGTGTAAGTTGGGAAAACCTAGGTCAGATCCCTAACACTTTCAAAAAACTAGGTATTACCCTTGAAAAAAGAGGAGATGATATTTACATTCCACCACATACGGATGGGTATCAGATTGAAAGTTATATTGATGGATCTTTTATGACCATTGCAGATGCTCCCTGGCCCGGGTTTACTCCGGATTTATTAAGTATTGTACTGGTAGTAGCAACACAGGCAAGGGGAGAGGTTATGGTACATCAAAAAATGTTTGAAAGCCGTTTATTTTTTGTCGATAAACTTATTGATATGGGCGCCAAAATCATTTTATGTGATCCCCATCGAGCTACTATTATCGGTCATGATTTTAAGTCTACTTTAAAAGCAACCACCATGGTATCTCCTGATATCAGGGCAGGTATTTCGTTATTAATTGCGGCTCTCAGTGCAAAAGGTACTTCTACGATTCAGAATATCGAACAAATCGATAGGGGATACGAACATATTGATGAACGCTTACGAGCTATAGGTGCTAAAATCACCAGAGTACAAGCATAA
- a CDS encoding SRPBCC family protein → MKIYTLHTKQKLPITVQEAWNFFSDPHNLKMITPEEMGFTILSGADKEMYGGQLIKYTVSPIANIKVKWVTKIIHVEPLKYFVDEQLYGPYALWHHKHFIHPIPGGVLMEDIIDYKVPFGILGQLVHPLLVKPKLDDIFDYRKKALIDLFGVFSPPVQNIKDKEAVDKYEILN, encoded by the coding sequence ATGAAAATTTATACGTTACATACGAAGCAAAAATTGCCTATTACGGTTCAGGAAGCATGGAATTTCTTTTCGGATCCTCATAATTTAAAAATGATTACTCCAGAAGAAATGGGTTTTACGATACTTTCGGGTGCGGATAAAGAGATGTACGGAGGGCAACTTATTAAGTATACGGTTTCTCCAATCGCAAATATAAAGGTAAAATGGGTCACTAAAATTATACATGTAGAACCCCTTAAATACTTTGTTGATGAACAATTATATGGGCCTTATGCGCTATGGCATCATAAACATTTTATTCATCCTATACCCGGTGGGGTTTTAATGGAAGATATTATTGATTATAAAGTTCCTTTTGGGATCCTGGGGCAATTAGTGCATCCACTGTTAGTAAAACCAAAACTTGACGATATTTTTGATTATAGAAAAAAAGCTTTGATTGATCTTTTTGGAGTATTTAGTCCACCAGTTCAAAATATCAAGGATAAAGAAGCGGTAGATAAATACGAGATTTTAAATTAA
- a CDS encoding Gfo/Idh/MocA family protein, translated as MKVCNWGILGCGKIAEKFAEDLIHVPNANLYAVASRDKKKAEAFSKQHQANQYFGNYQSLIDTPEVDVIYIATPHVFHFEQTIACLMHHKAVLCEKPFAMNSREVAEMIRMAKEQNVFLMEGLWTHFLPHFQYILNIVKSGSLGAITHVSADFGFKGNPVMTPRLFEKNLGGGSLLDVGVYTLFSALLLLGYPQKSSARAEFSGNGSDLDCTITLTYENKVTANLYSSIIKETPTELIIDFEHGKIKANGRFHEPTSLEITQKGTTESKDFTGTGLGFQYEIMHVQEMLQTGSKESTVMTFEKSKQLMKLLDEIRSKIDLVY; from the coding sequence ATGAAGGTTTGTAATTGGGGAATATTGGGTTGTGGTAAAATAGCAGAAAAGTTTGCCGAAGATCTAATACATGTACCTAACGCTAATTTGTATGCCGTAGCCAGTAGAGATAAAAAGAAAGCTGAAGCTTTTTCAAAACAACATCAGGCGAATCAGTATTTTGGGAACTATCAAAGTTTAATCGATACTCCCGAAGTTGATGTCATCTATATTGCGACACCTCACGTTTTTCATTTTGAACAAACCATTGCTTGTTTAATGCATCACAAAGCAGTTTTATGTGAAAAACCTTTTGCGATGAATAGTAGGGAAGTCGCGGAAATGATCCGGATGGCAAAGGAGCAGAATGTTTTTCTGATGGAAGGATTATGGACCCATTTTCTACCTCATTTTCAATACATTTTGAACATTGTTAAAAGTGGAAGCCTAGGAGCCATTACTCATGTATCCGCAGATTTTGGTTTCAAAGGCAATCCGGTAATGACTCCCCGATTATTTGAAAAGAATTTAGGTGGAGGTAGTTTATTAGATGTAGGGGTGTACACCTTATTTTCCGCTTTACTATTACTGGGATATCCGCAAAAAAGCAGCGCTAGGGCAGAATTTTCAGGTAATGGTTCTGATTTGGATTGTACAATAACCTTAACTTATGAAAATAAGGTGACTGCTAATTTATATAGCTCTATTATTAAAGAAACACCTACGGAACTTATAATTGACTTTGAGCATGGAAAAATAAAAGCAAACGGCAGGTTTCACGAGCCTACTTCCTTGGAGATAACGCAAAAGGGTACCACAGAAAGCAAAGATTTTACTGGCACCGGACTTGGGTTTCAATATGAAATTATGCATGTACAAGAAATGTTACAAACAGGTAGCAAAGAGAGTACCGTTATGACATTTGAAAAAAGTAAACAACTGATGAAATTACTGGACGAAATCCGTTCTAAAATTGATTTGGTATACTAA
- a CDS encoding MIP/aquaporin family protein: MKRKLFAEFLGTFSLIFCGTGAMTINEVTSGDVTHVGIGITWGLIVMALIYALGDISGAHFNPAVTVAFAYAKKFSWKEVPGYIIIQVAGAVTASAILWFLFPDSQFLGGTLPTITPYKAFILELLLTFFLMLVIINVSTGSKEVGTMAGIAIGGVVLLEALFAGPVTNASMNPARSLAPALFSGQLQHQWLYLTAPFIGAIMAVLCCKYLKSNNCCDNC; the protein is encoded by the coding sequence ATGAAAAGAAAATTATTTGCCGAATTTTTGGGAACATTTTCACTTATCTTTTGTGGTACGGGGGCTATGACTATTAACGAAGTTACTTCTGGTGACGTTACACACGTAGGAATTGGTATTACCTGGGGTTTAATTGTGATGGCGTTAATTTATGCCCTGGGAGATATTTCGGGAGCTCATTTTAACCCTGCTGTCACGGTTGCTTTTGCGTATGCAAAAAAATTTAGTTGGAAAGAAGTTCCCGGATATATTATCATACAAGTAGCTGGAGCTGTAACGGCCAGTGCTATTTTATGGTTTTTATTTCCGGATAGTCAATTTTTAGGAGGTACTTTACCTACGATAACACCTTATAAGGCTTTTATTTTAGAATTGTTACTTACCTTTTTTTTAATGTTGGTAATCATCAATGTTTCTACGGGTTCTAAAGAAGTCGGAACTATGGCCGGAATTGCTATAGGAGGAGTTGTCCTATTAGAAGCCTTGTTTGCCGGACCCGTTACAAATGCATCGATGAATCCCGCAAGATCCCTGGCTCCGGCGCTGTTTTCAGGTCAATTACAACATCAGTGGTTATACCTTACCGCCCCTTTTATCGGAGCTATTATGGCTGTGCTTTGTTGTAAATATCTAAAAAGTAATAATTGCTGCGATAATTGTTAA
- a CDS encoding cryptochrome/photolyase family protein, which produces MGKNKVSIFWFRRDLRLEDNIGFFHALKEGNPVIPIFIFDKNILDKLPEDDARITFIFETLQTMRSELQKKYKSSLALYYGTPESVFKELIKEFDITTVYTNRDYEPYAKERDQNITDILQEKRIDFKTFKDQVIFEKDEVVKADGKPYVVYTPYKNKWKEQFSIDKLKIYDTNSYFDNLVKRTDLPNLSLEDMNFTASSLKVPDYEVNSELLENYEKTRNYPSKDHGTSRIGPHLRFGTVSIRKIVKQAYDVNNETFWSELIWREFFMQILWHFPETTDQAFKSKYDRIEWRNDEQEFQKWKNGETGYPLVDAGMRQLNAIGYMHNRVRMLTASFLCKHLLIDWRWGEAYFAEKLLDYEQSSNVGNWQWASGSGVDASPYFRIFNPTTQIIKFDKDHKYINEWVGNLQEIKYPEPMVDHKEARERCLQVYKEAVA; this is translated from the coding sequence ATGGGAAAAAATAAAGTTTCTATTTTTTGGTTCCGTAGAGATTTACGTTTAGAGGACAATATTGGTTTTTTCCACGCTTTAAAAGAAGGTAATCCGGTTATCCCTATATTTATATTTGATAAAAATATTTTAGATAAATTACCTGAAGATGACGCCCGGATTACTTTTATCTTTGAAACCTTACAGACGATGAGGTCTGAGTTACAGAAAAAGTATAAAAGCTCATTGGCACTCTATTACGGTACTCCCGAATCTGTATTTAAAGAGTTAATTAAAGAGTTTGATATTACTACCGTATATACCAATCGCGATTACGAACCGTATGCAAAGGAGCGTGATCAAAACATTACGGATATACTACAAGAAAAAAGGATTGACTTTAAAACTTTTAAAGATCAGGTAATTTTTGAAAAAGATGAAGTAGTTAAAGCCGACGGAAAGCCTTATGTAGTCTACACTCCTTATAAAAATAAATGGAAAGAACAGTTTAGCATCGATAAGTTGAAGATATATGATACCAATTCATATTTCGATAATTTGGTAAAACGTACTGATTTACCTAATCTATCTTTAGAAGATATGAATTTTACAGCATCTTCACTAAAAGTTCCGGACTATGAAGTAAATTCCGAATTATTAGAAAACTACGAAAAAACACGAAATTATCCGTCAAAAGATCATGGAACTTCAAGAATAGGACCTCATTTAAGATTCGGAACCGTAAGCATTCGTAAAATCGTCAAGCAAGCTTATGATGTTAATAATGAAACGTTTTGGTCTGAATTAATTTGGCGAGAATTTTTTATGCAAATTTTATGGCACTTTCCGGAAACTACAGACCAAGCCTTTAAATCTAAGTACGATCGCATTGAGTGGCGAAATGATGAACAGGAATTTCAAAAATGGAAAAACGGAGAAACCGGTTATCCGCTAGTTGACGCCGGGATGCGTCAATTAAACGCCATAGGATATATGCATAATAGAGTACGGATGTTAACCGCCAGTTTTTTATGTAAACACCTATTAATTGACTGGCGCTGGGGTGAAGCATATTTTGCGGAAAAGTTATTAGATTATGAACAATCATCAAATGTAGGGAACTGGCAGTGGGCCTCAGGATCGGGAGTGGATGCTTCACCGTATTTCCGCATATTTAATCCGACTACTCAAATTATAAAATTTGATAAAGACCATAAATATATTAACGAATGGGTGGGTAATTTACAGGAAATAAAGTATCCTGAACCCATGGTTGACCATAAAGAAGCTAGAGAACGCTGTTTACAGGTATATAAAGAAGCCGTTGCCTAA
- a CDS encoding SDR family NAD(P)-dependent oxidoreductase: protein MMNNILLVGGSHGIGLEIAKRLQNDYKLYIAARTDDNLDALSCDYIKFDATADSLDTSLLPERLDGFIYCPGTINLKPFPMLSAQTFEEDMKLNFFGIVEVLHTILPLLKKSEQASILFFSTVAVKVGMPFHSSVAAAKGAIEGFAKALAAEFAPKVRVNVIAPSLTDTPLAKRLLGNEKKKEKMNERHPLKRVGESEDIANLAEFLISEKSGWMTGQILGLDGGMSTLNVN from the coding sequence ATAATGAACAACATTTTACTTGTAGGAGGTAGCCATGGTATCGGACTTGAAATTGCAAAAAGATTACAGAATGATTATAAATTATATATAGCAGCAAGAACAGATGACAATCTGGATGCCTTATCCTGTGATTATATAAAGTTTGATGCTACGGCAGATTCGCTTGATACTTCGCTATTACCTGAACGCTTAGATGGATTTATTTACTGTCCTGGGACTATCAATCTAAAACCTTTCCCAATGTTAAGCGCTCAGACTTTTGAAGAAGATATGAAACTTAATTTTTTTGGAATTGTTGAAGTACTTCATACTATTTTACCTTTATTAAAAAAGTCCGAACAAGCCAGTATTTTATTTTTTAGTACGGTAGCCGTAAAAGTAGGTATGCCTTTTCATAGTAGTGTAGCTGCTGCAAAGGGAGCTATTGAAGGTTTTGCCAAAGCACTTGCCGCCGAATTCGCCCCTAAAGTGCGGGTGAATGTAATTGCGCCTTCCTTAACAGATACACCTCTTGCTAAAAGATTATTAGGTAATGAAAAGAAGAAAGAAAAAATGAACGAAAGACATCCTTTAAAAAGGGTGGGTGAAAGTGAAGATATTGCCAACTTAGCCGAATTTCTTATTAGCGAAAAAAGTGGTTGGATGACCGGGCAAATCCTTGGTCTGGATGGGGGAATGTCGACCCTTAATGTGAACTAG